The region TTCCCTCGTCGTTCAGGTGGGTTTCGGAACATTGCTTGCGCTTCTTCTTGAGAGTAAGGCTACAGGACGGTTCCGTAATGTGTACAGGAATATATATTATATACCGGCCCTGATTTCACTGACAGCAGTAGGTATTCTGTTTACCTTCATATATCAGCCGGACCTGGGCATGCTGAACTCATTTTTGAGAGCTATAGGACACGGGGATATGGCTCGTTCATGGCTGGGGGATTCCAAGATTGCCATATACTGTATCATAGCCATGAGTCAGTGGCAGTTTACCGGATATATCACTCTTCTCATGGTAGTGGCCATACAGAATGTGCCCAATGATTATATTGAGGCAGCGTCTATTGATGGCGCGGGGCCTGTAAAACGCGCGCTCCATATCGTACTGCCTCTTGCAAAGGAGCAGCTTCTGGTATGCTCAGTCATTACGGTAATTGGAGCGTTCAAGTTGTTTACCGAGGTATATTCCACCACGGGAGGAGGGCCAGGAAACAGTACGCAGGTATTGGGGGTGTTCCTTTATCAGAACGCATTCCTTCACGACGACTTGGGAATGGCGGCTGTAACCGGTGTATTTATATTTATGATAACCATGGTGCTGTCACTGATTCAGATGAAGATCACCAGGTCTGGCGAAGTGTA is a window of Enterocloster clostridioformis DNA encoding:
- a CDS encoding carbohydrate ABC transporter permease; translated protein: MRTKKFTPYLYMIPGLIMVLVFVYIPVITNIVYSFFSLSSYSSSAKFVGISNYIRFFTKDTLPIMLKNNGLYCIISLVVQVGFGTLLALLLESKATGRFRNVYRNIYYIPALISLTAVGILFTFIYQPDLGMLNSFLRAIGHGDMARSWLGDSKIAIYCIIAMSQWQFTGYITLLMVVAIQNVPNDYIEAASIDGAGPVKRALHIVLPLAKEQLLVCSVITVIGAFKLFTEVYSTTGGGPGNSTQVLGVFLYQNAFLHDDLGMAAVTGVFIFMITMVLSLIQMKITRSGEV